One genomic region from Spirosoma sp. KCTC 42546 encodes:
- a CDS encoding DUF6134 family protein: MKKSLAVLIFCVYWSCSQAQTTTEAGPAETHHYAIDIAGIRVGTMTAVRQTMANDQTVYTLISDVNVNLLVYTVKIYYKVINRFEGKKMVLSTVDVHTNRGDFTSRTEWKGDHYDINADQYKYKRQTIESKNIDFSSSLLYFYEPLGRNKVYAEYFGDYFTLNRTASGTYHATIDDRADDYIYQNGRLVKVIKHNSVKNFIVRLLD, from the coding sequence GTGAAGAAATCGCTAGCTGTATTAATTTTTTGTGTCTACTGGTCATGTTCACAGGCACAAACAACTACCGAGGCAGGCCCTGCCGAAACCCATCATTACGCCATTGACATTGCCGGTATTCGCGTGGGTACGATGACAGCCGTGCGACAGACAATGGCTAATGACCAAACCGTATATACGCTGATCAGCGATGTGAACGTGAATTTGCTGGTGTATACCGTGAAAATCTATTACAAGGTTATCAACCGATTTGAGGGTAAAAAAATGGTACTTTCGACGGTTGATGTACACACTAACCGGGGCGATTTTACGTCCCGAACCGAGTGGAAAGGAGATCACTATGATATCAATGCCGACCAGTATAAGTACAAGCGTCAGACTATTGAAAGTAAAAATATTGATTTTTCAAGTTCTCTTTTGTACTTTTACGAACCACTAGGACGAAATAAAGTCTATGCCGAGTATTTCGGCGATTATTTCACCCTAAACCGGACTGCTTCCGGAACCTACCACGCCACCATTGATGACCGGGCCGACGACTACATTTATCAGAATGGTCGTTTAGTAAAAGTGATTAAACATAATTCAGTGAAGAATTTCATAGTGCGGCTGCTGGATTAG
- a CDS encoding lytic transglycosylase domain-containing protein, producing MTKLFLIVSAGVGCITLIAQSAVAQTSQFLALNVATPVKALTNRLAFASIEESPVHFCGENIPTNHPAIVERWTRTLNHQAALAADLTVLKRRASVVFPIIEPILKKYRIPSDFKFLPLLESAVTNRAVSRKGAAGFWQLMPQTAQSLGLNVSHRRDERFNLLKATHAACRYINELYDQLGSWMLVATAYNAGPNYIQQLSRQHPDMHPMALPYRAAETKAYLFQTVAIKELLTRPQAYRDRLSARNLEALSEGADPVASAERAVILASFDMDERDVAKATLNGLGVDEQALEKGITFVTDSTTTVVLLNDDEPATEVVPKKSTPTDNQVAPAEPASAPSVMRLVTRSLSEGPLTEGKLCLFQVVQPITLNGRTFAVGDMIQAHIEVIDAGSNRVFLRTDQLTTAQTQETFALKLVATEEPRHPGVALPARLEGWTLSWEVL from the coding sequence ATGACGAAACTATTCCTGATAGTATCGGCTGGAGTCGGCTGTATCACCCTCATCGCCCAATCGGCTGTTGCTCAAACCAGCCAGTTCCTCGCCCTAAACGTTGCTACACCTGTTAAGGCTCTAACGAATCGGTTAGCGTTTGCCAGCATCGAGGAAAGCCCCGTTCATTTCTGTGGAGAAAATATACCCACAAACCACCCGGCTATTGTTGAACGCTGGACGCGTACCCTCAATCATCAGGCAGCTTTAGCGGCAGACCTGACCGTATTGAAACGCCGGGCATCGGTAGTTTTCCCCATTATCGAGCCGATTCTAAAAAAATACCGGATTCCTTCCGACTTTAAATTTCTGCCTCTGCTCGAAAGTGCCGTTACCAACCGGGCTGTTTCCCGAAAAGGAGCGGCTGGTTTCTGGCAATTGATGCCGCAAACCGCTCAGTCGCTTGGGTTGAATGTATCCCACCGGCGCGATGAACGCTTCAATCTCTTGAAAGCAACTCATGCTGCCTGCCGATACATTAATGAACTATATGATCAATTAGGCTCCTGGATGCTCGTTGCAACGGCCTATAATGCTGGGCCTAACTACATTCAGCAGCTCAGCCGTCAGCATCCGGATATGCATCCTATGGCGTTGCCGTACCGCGCTGCCGAAACCAAAGCGTATCTGTTTCAAACAGTTGCAATTAAGGAGTTGCTGACTCGTCCACAGGCATATCGTGACCGTCTGAGTGCCCGGAATCTGGAAGCCCTGAGCGAGGGAGCTGACCCGGTTGCATCTGCCGAACGGGCGGTGATCCTGGCATCCTTCGATATGGATGAACGGGATGTGGCAAAGGCTACCCTAAACGGACTTGGCGTTGATGAACAGGCATTAGAGAAGGGAATAACATTTGTTACGGATTCGACAACAACGGTTGTGCTGTTGAACGACGATGAACCAGCAACCGAAGTCGTCCCGAAAAAATCGACACCTACAGACAATCAGGTTGCACCAGCTGAACCAGCATCTGCCCCGTCTGTTATGCGGTTGGTAACCCGTAGCCTGAGCGAAGGCCCATTAACCGAAGGGAAATTGTGTTTGTTTCAGGTGGTGCAACCCATTACCTTGAACGGCCGAACCTTTGCCGTTGGCGATATGATTCAGGCACACATCGAAGTTATTGATGCGGGATCGAACCGGGTTTTCCTGCGTACCGATCAACTGACGACCGCTCAGACCCAGGAAACCTTCGCTCTCAAATTAGTCGCCACAGAAGAACCCAGGCATCCGGGTGTTGCACTCCCCGCTCGGTTAGAAGGCTGGACGTTGAGTTGGGAGGTTCTATAG
- a CDS encoding homoserine kinase, translating into MDSIRVFAPATVANVACGFDIFGFAVDNPGDQITLTASDEPGVRITDIIGDEGRLPREAGRNTASIAIQTFLKHINRLDVGLDVVLHKQMPLGSGLGSSAASAVAGVFAANELLGRPLPILKLLPFAMEGERIACGSAHADNVGPSLLGGFVVVRSYQPLDVIRIDTPANLFCTLVHPDIEVNTKDARFILKNEVSLKNTIIQMGNVAGLIAGLMTPDYDLISRSLVDVIIEPVRSILIPEFNEAKQAALDNGALGCSISGSGPSMFALSRDAQTAEQVGAAMQQAFLSVGITSEAYVSEINKQGPKVLLNE; encoded by the coding sequence GTGGATTCTATTCGTGTGTTTGCCCCCGCTACTGTTGCCAATGTAGCCTGTGGGTTTGATATTTTTGGGTTTGCTGTTGATAATCCCGGCGATCAGATTACCCTCACTGCCAGCGATGAGCCCGGTGTTCGGATTACGGATATTATTGGGGATGAAGGCCGGCTTCCGCGTGAAGCAGGTCGAAATACGGCCAGTATTGCCATTCAAACTTTCCTGAAGCACATCAATCGGCTCGATGTGGGCCTTGATGTTGTACTGCATAAGCAGATGCCCCTGGGTAGCGGCTTAGGTTCCAGCGCGGCTAGTGCCGTAGCCGGTGTGTTTGCCGCCAATGAGTTACTTGGCCGACCATTACCCATCCTGAAGCTGTTGCCTTTTGCTATGGAAGGCGAACGAATTGCCTGCGGATCGGCCCATGCCGATAATGTAGGCCCGTCCTTGTTAGGCGGTTTTGTGGTGGTTCGGAGTTACCAGCCGTTGGATGTTATTCGGATTGATACGCCGGCTAACCTGTTCTGTACGCTTGTTCATCCCGATATTGAGGTGAATACGAAAGATGCCCGGTTTATTCTCAAAAATGAAGTCTCGCTAAAGAACACCATTATCCAGATGGGTAATGTGGCAGGCCTGATTGCGGGGTTAATGACACCGGATTATGACCTTATTAGCCGCTCGCTGGTCGATGTAATTATTGAGCCGGTGCGCTCTATTTTAATCCCGGAGTTCAATGAAGCCAAACAGGCCGCGCTAGATAATGGCGCTCTGGGATGCAGTATTTCTGGCTCGGGACCGTCGATGTTCGCCCTCAGCCGTGATGCGCAAACCGCTGAGCAGGTTGGTGCAGCCATGCAGCAGGCATTTTTGTCTGTCGGCATTACTAGCGAAGCCTACGTTTCGGAAATTAATAAACAGGGGCCGAAGGTACTTTTGAATGAATGA